In one window of Flavobacteriales bacterium DNA:
- a CDS encoding M1 family metallopeptidase has translation MKKTLFIPIVGLSSLFVSCSPKKQLQETVIELPPVEVVEEAKEPVTRAHYNASETRKTDILHTILHVSFDWTNRQLNGKAIITAKPYFYTTDSLILDAKAMDIHGVKVEGVETPIAYQHDGAFLKIKLPKKYTAEEQYNIIIDYTANPEKVGQSGSSAITSAKGLYFINHDGANPNKHQEIWTQGETEASSVWFPTIDDPTEKTTHEIYMTVQNKFQTLSNGYLADTKYLDNDMRVDHWVMDKPHSTYLFMMTVGEFAIVTDKWVKNDGTELEVNYYVEKKYEPHAKAIFGETPRMLQYFSDLLGVEYPWAKYCQVVVRDYVSGAMENTTATIHGDFLYQTTRELVDGGNESIIAHELFHHWFGDLVTCESWANLPLNESFANYSQFLWDEHKYGKMEADMNAFGEMEGYFLSAQQGGHVDMIRYDYKNKEDMFDGHSYNKGGRILNMLRTYVGDEAFFAALKLYLNKNAYQNTEIAHLRMAFEQVTGEDLNWFFNQWFLASGHPMVRFEQNYNATTKELEITIIQKQNFDKWPLYKLPIMVDIYTSKGVQRELVWADEVEEKISFSGIEEAPLLVNIDATKTLLAKKVDKKSIEQWIYQLNNAPLWLDKKEALAKIGNSSNENAIKAVIKALDHPFWNVKTMAMAKLRKAVEAYPNEIKSKLISIAKSGKHPKERAQAIKYLNKYFKDDKSLVTVYENGTKDQSYNVLGNSIKALANLDEKKGMELAKANENVESAKVNNIIAEIYAENGTPAEHDFFTKNISELSAMNKYGFVQNYNKYLMNQDNETIAKGIPVFKDIAENESMWFVKLSGYQLLSGLQSHYTKETTTLATTIESFEAEGNSMKAAEAQKELNYCKTKISEINTIMNTLKQNETDTNVKKYLGIK, from the coding sequence ATGAAAAAGACCTTATTTATACCAATTGTTGGCCTAAGTTCATTATTTGTTTCCTGCTCTCCTAAAAAGCAGCTGCAAGAAACAGTCATTGAATTACCTCCAGTAGAAGTTGTTGAAGAAGCTAAAGAACCTGTTACCAGAGCACATTACAATGCTTCTGAAACTAGAAAAACGGATATTTTACACACCATATTGCATGTAAGCTTTGATTGGACTAACCGCCAATTAAATGGAAAAGCAATTATTACCGCTAAACCTTATTTCTATACTACAGATAGTCTTATTCTAGATGCTAAGGCAATGGATATCCATGGTGTGAAAGTTGAGGGAGTAGAAACCCCTATTGCTTACCAACATGATGGTGCTTTCTTAAAAATAAAACTTCCTAAAAAATACACAGCTGAAGAACAGTATAATATCATCATTGATTATACCGCAAATCCCGAAAAAGTAGGTCAATCAGGAAGTTCTGCGATTACCAGCGCAAAGGGGTTGTACTTTATCAATCATGACGGTGCCAACCCTAATAAACACCAAGAAATATGGACACAAGGAGAAACAGAGGCTAGTTCGGTATGGTTTCCTACGATTGACGATCCTACAGAAAAAACAACACATGAAATCTACATGACTGTTCAAAATAAATTCCAAACACTTTCTAATGGGTATTTGGCTGACACCAAATACCTTGACAACGATATGCGAGTGGATCACTGGGTAATGGATAAGCCACACTCTACTTACTTATTTATGATGACTGTTGGGGAGTTTGCCATAGTTACAGACAAATGGGTCAAAAACGATGGAACAGAATTAGAAGTAAATTATTATGTAGAAAAGAAATATGAACCTCATGCTAAAGCAATATTCGGTGAAACTCCAAGAATGCTCCAATATTTCTCTGATTTACTCGGAGTAGAATATCCTTGGGCTAAATACTGTCAAGTCGTTGTGAGGGATTATGTTTCTGGAGCAATGGAAAATACAACAGCTACCATTCATGGAGATTTTCTTTATCAAACAACAAGAGAGTTGGTAGATGGAGGAAACGAATCAATTATTGCTCACGAGTTATTCCACCACTGGTTTGGAGACCTAGTGACTTGTGAAAGCTGGGCAAACCTACCTTTAAATGAATCGTTTGCCAATTACAGTCAATTCTTATGGGATGAACATAAGTATGGAAAAATGGAGGCAGACATGAATGCATTTGGAGAAATGGAAGGCTATTTCCTTTCTGCTCAACAAGGAGGGCATGTTGACATGATTCGTTACGATTACAAAAACAAAGAAGATATGTTTGATGGGCATTCTTATAATAAAGGTGGACGTATCTTAAACATGTTGAGAACCTACGTAGGTGATGAAGCTTTTTTCGCAGCTTTAAAACTATACCTTAACAAAAATGCCTACCAAAATACAGAGATTGCTCATTTAAGAATGGCGTTTGAGCAAGTAACAGGTGAAGATTTAAACTGGTTTTTCAACCAATGGTTCTTAGCCAGTGGACATCCAATGGTTCGGTTTGAACAAAATTACAATGCCACAACAAAAGAACTAGAAATTACAATTATTCAGAAACAAAATTTTGATAAATGGCCATTGTATAAACTTCCTATTATGGTCGATATATACACCTCTAAAGGCGTACAAAGAGAATTGGTTTGGGCTGACGAAGTAGAAGAAAAAATTAGTTTCTCAGGAATAGAGGAAGCTCCTTTATTAGTCAACATTGATGCGACTAAAACACTACTCGCTAAAAAAGTGGATAAAAAATCAATTGAACAATGGATTTATCAATTAAACAACGCGCCTTTATGGCTTGATAAAAAGGAAGCTTTAGCAAAAATCGGTAACAGCAGTAATGAAAATGCAATCAAAGCAGTAATCAAAGCACTTGATCATCCTTTTTGGAATGTAAAAACTATGGCTATGGCTAAGTTGAGAAAAGCTGTTGAAGCCTATCCAAATGAAATCAAGTCTAAATTAATTAGTATAGCTAAATCTGGTAAACACCCTAAAGAAAGAGCGCAAGCCATTAAATATTTAAATAAATATTTTAAAGATGATAAAAGTTTAGTAACTGTATACGAAAACGGAACTAAAGATCAATCTTATAATGTTTTAGGAAATTCCATAAAAGCGTTAGCTAACTTAGATGAGAAAAAAGGAATGGAATTAGCAAAAGCTAATGAAAATGTTGAAAGTGCAAAAGTCAACAATATTATTGCTGAAATTTACGCTGAAAATGGAACCCCTGCTGAACACGATTTCTTCACTAAAAACATTTCAGAATTAAGTGCGATGAACAAATATGGCTTTGTTCAAAATTATAATAAATACCTTATGAATCAGGACAACGAAACCATTGCAAAAGGAATTCCTGTTTTTAAGGATATTGCTGAAAATGAAAGCATGTGGTTTGTTAAATTATCGGGATATCAATTGTTAAGCGGACTACAAAGCCACTACACTAAAGAAACTACAACATTGGCAACGACTATAGAAAGCTTTGAAGCTGAAGGAAACAGTATGAAAGCTGCTGAAGCTCAGAAGGAATTAAACTACTGTAAAACAAAAATTTCTGAAATTAACACCATAATGAATACCCTGAAACAAAATGAAACCGATACCAATGTCAAAAAGTATTTAGGAATTAAATAA
- a CDS encoding DUF4199 domain-containing protein — MNRTYKIGIVAAAIYILFELIIVFLGYNHNANAHVIAFGFNTFCLLGAVAYSILSEFNKERLKGKGVSLLHDIKSGLRTVSTYAVIIAFFIFSYYNWIDPEYPKIRARQHLERTQHENFDAQAKEKMIAAPEMYEGKSIEDIRDTNEAAINMILQPTFKTIVPMTLFSLILLGMLYTFLITGFNRLVLAKLFQ, encoded by the coding sequence ATGAACAGGACGTATAAAATTGGTATTGTAGCAGCGGCGATTTATATTCTTTTTGAGTTAATAATTGTTTTTTTAGGGTATAATCATAATGCCAATGCGCATGTCATTGCTTTTGGATTTAATACTTTTTGTTTATTGGGTGCTGTAGCCTATAGTATTTTAAGTGAGTTTAATAAAGAACGGCTAAAAGGAAAAGGGGTCAGTTTATTACATGATATAAAGTCGGGGTTAAGAACGGTGAGTACTTATGCTGTTATCATTGCCTTTTTTATCTTTTCATATTATAACTGGATAGATCCTGAATATCCTAAAATTAGGGCAAGGCAGCATCTTGAGCGAACACAGCACGAGAACTTTGATGCTCAAGCAAAAGAAAAGATGATTGCTGCTCCCGAAATGTATGAGGGAAAATCAATTGAAGACATTAGAGATACCAATGAAGCGGCTATTAATATGATTCTACAACCTACTTTTAAGACCATTGTTCCAATGACCTTGTTTTCATTAATCTTATTGGGGATGTTATATACTTTTTTGATTACTGGGTTTAATCGCCTAGTATTAGCTAAACTATTTCAATAA
- a CDS encoding amidophosphoribosyltransferase has translation MSDAIQHECGIALLRLKKPLEFYHKKYGTAFYGLNKMYLLMEKQHNRGQDGAGIANIKFDMEPGNRYISRHRSVAQKPIQDLFSYVNERFKKLELNDPEKLNDVQWLKQNEGFTGELFLGHLRYGTYGKNSIENCHPFLRTNNWMTKNLALAGNFNLTNVDELFGLLVDIGQHPKQKSDTVTVLEKIGHYLDDANQQLFEKYKAEGKSYVEISELIAQNIDIQKILQQSAVDWDGGYVMAGLLGHGDAFVLRDPNGIRPAFWYDDEEITVVASERPIIQTAFNIKWEEIQEVTPGSALIIPKNGAVEEKSVKPKLEEKQCSFERIYFSRGTDKDIYQERLELGRLVTPKVLEAVDYDLRNSVFSFIPNTAETAYYGMLKATESYLNEIKLRKIKELGDNPKDEDLVDILSIRTRADKVMVKDAKLRTFITQDDARDDMVAHVYDITYGSVKRETDNLVVIDDSIVRGTTLKQSVIRILDRLSPKKIVVVSSAPQIRYPDCYGIDMAKLGDFIAFQAAIALLKEQGKAHIIDEVYQKSKAQVGLPKEDVVNYVKEIYAPFTDEEISEKISQLLTHKDINADVTIIYQSVADLHKAVPNNTGDWYFTGDYPTPGGNKVVNQAFVNYVEGKNVRAY, from the coding sequence ATGAGCGATGCTATACAACACGAATGCGGAATTGCTCTTCTGAGACTGAAGAAACCGCTAGAGTTTTACCATAAAAAATACGGAACAGCGTTTTATGGATTAAACAAAATGTATTTGCTAATGGAAAAGCAGCACAATCGAGGGCAAGATGGCGCTGGAATAGCAAATATTAAGTTCGATATGGAGCCGGGAAATCGTTACATTAGTCGGCATAGAAGTGTTGCTCAAAAACCAATTCAGGACTTATTCTCTTATGTCAATGAACGGTTTAAAAAACTGGAATTAAATGATCCTGAAAAGTTAAATGATGTTCAATGGTTAAAGCAAAACGAGGGCTTTACAGGAGAATTGTTTTTAGGGCATTTAAGGTATGGGACTTATGGTAAAAATAGTATTGAAAATTGCCACCCATTTTTAAGAACAAACAATTGGATGACTAAAAACTTAGCATTGGCGGGGAACTTTAACCTAACCAATGTAGATGAATTGTTTGGACTTTTAGTAGATATTGGTCAACATCCAAAGCAAAAATCTGATACCGTTACGGTATTAGAGAAAATAGGACATTATTTAGATGATGCTAACCAACAGTTGTTTGAGAAATATAAGGCTGAGGGAAAGAGTTATGTAGAAATCTCTGAATTAATTGCTCAAAATATTGATATTCAAAAAATATTACAGCAATCAGCAGTAGATTGGGATGGAGGGTATGTGATGGCTGGATTATTGGGGCATGGAGATGCTTTTGTTTTGAGAGACCCCAATGGAATTAGACCTGCATTTTGGTACGACGATGAAGAGATTACGGTTGTAGCTTCAGAAAGACCAATTATTCAAACAGCTTTTAATATAAAATGGGAAGAGATTCAAGAAGTTACACCTGGAAGTGCGTTGATTATTCCTAAAAATGGAGCGGTTGAGGAGAAAAGTGTCAAACCTAAACTAGAAGAAAAACAATGTTCATTTGAACGTATTTATTTCTCTAGAGGGACGGATAAAGACATCTACCAAGAACGCTTAGAATTGGGGAGGTTAGTTACTCCAAAAGTTTTAGAAGCGGTTGATTATGATTTAAGAAACTCTGTTTTTTCATTCATTCCCAATACAGCAGAGACTGCATACTACGGAATGCTAAAAGCTACAGAAAGTTATCTTAACGAAATCAAGCTTAGAAAAATAAAAGAGTTAGGAGATAATCCTAAAGATGAAGATTTGGTTGATATTTTATCTATTCGAACAAGGGCAGATAAAGTAATGGTTAAAGACGCCAAATTAAGAACGTTCATTACGCAAGATGATGCTCGAGACGACATGGTTGCCCATGTCTATGACATTACCTACGGTTCTGTAAAAAGAGAAACAGATAACCTTGTTGTAATAGACGATTCTATTGTGAGGGGAACAACGCTAAAACAAAGTGTAATTAGGATATTAGACCGTTTAAGTCCTAAGAAAATCGTTGTTGTTTCTTCTGCTCCTCAGATTCGTTATCCAGATTGTTATGGTATTGATATGGCAAAGCTGGGAGACTTTATAGCTTTTCAAGCTGCTATAGCTTTGTTGAAAGAACAAGGAAAAGCTCATATTATAGATGAAGTTTATCAAAAGTCTAAGGCACAAGTTGGTTTACCCAAAGAGGACGTTGTAAATTACGTAAAAGAAATCTACGCTCCATTTACTGATGAAGAGATTAGTGAGAAGATTTCTCAGCTACTAACGCACAAAGATATTAATGCTGATGTAACGATTATTTATCAATCGGTTGCTGACTTACACAAGGCCGTTCCGAATAATACTGGAGATTGGTATTTTACTGGAGATTATCCAACACCTGGAGGGAATAAGGTGGTTAATCAGGCATTTGTAAATTATGTAGAAGGAAAGAACGTAAGAGCATATTAA
- a CDS encoding acetyl-CoA carboxylase biotin carboxyl carrier protein subunit: MKAKINKVEEFTFNPDLETPLKGDGFAIEVVDKTEKELRVIYKGKKYNARLLKLDQEKKEVLLKVNGNRFMVALADEYDELLKSMGMGAGAVQKVNDLKAPMPGVVFEVKVSVGDVIKKDDPILVLEAMKMENILKSPIDAVIKSIAVEKGDTVEKNRILVEFE, translated from the coding sequence ATGAAGGCAAAAATAAATAAAGTGGAAGAGTTTACTTTTAATCCAGATCTAGAAACTCCTCTAAAGGGAGATGGATTTGCTATAGAAGTAGTAGATAAAACTGAAAAAGAATTGAGGGTTATTTATAAAGGAAAGAAGTATAATGCTCGATTATTAAAGTTGGATCAGGAGAAGAAAGAAGTGCTTTTAAAAGTGAATGGAAACCGTTTTATGGTAGCATTAGCAGATGAATATGATGAGCTATTAAAGTCTATGGGAATGGGAGCTGGCGCTGTTCAAAAAGTAAACGATTTGAAAGCCCCAATGCCAGGAGTTGTATTTGAAGTGAAAGTAAGTGTGGGGGATGTAATCAAGAAAGACGATCCAATTTTAGTTTTAGAAGCTATGAAAATGGAGAATATTCTTAAGTCACCTATAGATGCAGTAATAAAAAGTATAGCTGTTGAAAAAGGAGACACAGTAGAGAAAAATAGAATTTTAGTAGAATTTGAATAA
- a CDS encoding HD domain-containing protein has translation MSNSITKKKIFNDPVYGFISVPYELILELIDHPYFQRLRRIKQLGLSDLVYPGALHTRFHHVVGCTNLMQQAIEVLRSKGHEITDEEAKGVTLAILLHDIGHGPYSHALEHTIAKGVHHEELSLLFMEKLNQEFKGQLSTAIEIFTNRYPKKFLHQLVSSQLDMDRLDYLKRDSFYTGVSEGVVSNQRIIKMLDVVNDELVIQEKGIYSIEKFIVARRLMYWQVYLHKTVISAEFLLVKILERAKELAQNGEKLFCSPSLELFLYSDITKKDFEKEEVLNAFATLDDYDVLGAIKVWTTHADKVLSTLSEMLTNRHLLKIWMQNEPFTAQTLTEYQKIAAEKYGLTKAEADYFVFTDEIENNAYNANSDSINILYKSGKILDITEASDNLNIQALTKPVKKYFLCYPR, from the coding sequence ATGAGTAATTCAATCACTAAGAAAAAGATATTTAATGACCCTGTTTATGGCTTTATTTCTGTGCCTTATGAGTTAATCTTAGAACTCATCGATCATCCTTATTTTCAGCGTTTAAGGAGAATTAAACAGCTAGGGTTGTCTGACTTAGTCTATCCAGGTGCATTACATACCCGCTTTCATCATGTTGTTGGATGTACTAATCTTATGCAGCAAGCAATTGAGGTTTTACGTTCCAAAGGGCATGAAATTACAGATGAAGAAGCAAAAGGGGTAACATTAGCTATTTTGTTGCATGATATAGGTCATGGTCCCTACTCACATGCATTGGAACATACAATCGCTAAAGGGGTGCATCATGAAGAATTATCCTTATTGTTTATGGAAAAGTTAAACCAAGAATTTAAGGGGCAATTGAGTACAGCAATAGAGATTTTTACCAATAGATATCCTAAAAAGTTTTTGCATCAATTGGTTTCTAGTCAATTAGACATGGACCGATTGGACTATTTAAAAAGGGATAGTTTTTATACCGGTGTTTCTGAAGGGGTTGTAAGTAATCAACGAATTATTAAAATGTTGGATGTTGTCAATGATGAATTGGTAATTCAAGAAAAGGGGATTTATTCCATCGAAAAATTTATTGTAGCCCGTCGTTTAATGTATTGGCAAGTATATTTACATAAAACAGTCATTAGTGCGGAGTTTTTACTCGTTAAAATACTAGAAAGAGCCAAGGAGTTAGCTCAAAATGGTGAAAAACTGTTCTGTAGTCCTTCGCTAGAGTTGTTTTTATATTCAGATATTACTAAAAAAGACTTTGAAAAAGAAGAAGTGTTAAACGCTTTTGCAACTTTAGATGATTATGATGTGTTGGGAGCGATTAAAGTTTGGACAACACATGCTGATAAGGTCCTGTCAACACTTTCGGAGATGTTAACCAATCGTCATTTATTAAAGATCTGGATGCAAAATGAGCCTTTTACAGCGCAAACATTAACTGAATATCAAAAAATAGCTGCTGAAAAATATGGTTTAACTAAAGCAGAGGCAGATTATTTTGTGTTTACAGATGAAATAGAGAATAATGCGTACAACGCGAATAGTGACTCGATAAATATTTTGTATAAGTCTGGTAAAATATTAGACATCACAGAAGCAAGCGATAACTTAAATATTCAGGCACTAACGAAGCCAGTAAAGAAATACTTTTTGTGTTATCCAAGATAA
- a CDS encoding (S)-benzoin forming benzil reductase, with amino-acid sequence MRDCYIVTGTTSGLGLSFVTKLLKEEALVYSISRKENDAVKELKQLGLKHFNCDLANIEELNATISQVFDKLRQENVQSYTLINNAGTINPIGDVGTHDVMALANNIDTNIKAPIVLMEAFIKELQDADLPKYILNISSGAGRKPYAGWATYCASKAGLDLFSACVGKEQETQLYPIKVISFAPGVVDTNMQVTIRSTKKEDFNAVTRFIDLKNNKQLLSPSFVAQQLLELLPSDQTLNGGLYDIRDFIDEKQK; translated from the coding sequence ATGAGAGATTGTTATATTGTTACAGGTACTACAAGTGGTCTAGGGCTTTCTTTTGTTACCAAACTTCTAAAAGAAGAGGCGCTTGTATATTCTATTTCTAGAAAAGAGAATGATGCTGTAAAAGAGTTAAAGCAGTTGGGATTAAAACACTTTAACTGTGACTTGGCCAATATAGAAGAATTAAATGCTACAATAAGTCAGGTGTTTGACAAGTTACGCCAAGAAAACGTTCAATCGTATACACTAATCAATAATGCTGGTACAATTAATCCAATAGGAGATGTTGGAACACATGACGTAATGGCATTAGCTAATAATATAGACACCAACATTAAAGCACCAATAGTATTGATGGAGGCTTTTATCAAGGAGCTACAAGATGCAGATTTACCCAAGTATATTTTAAATATATCTTCTGGTGCTGGGAGAAAACCGTATGCTGGATGGGCTACTTACTGTGCTTCTAAGGCCGGTTTAGACCTCTTTTCTGCTTGTGTTGGGAAAGAACAAGAAACACAACTTTATCCGATAAAAGTAATTTCTTTTGCTCCTGGGGTGGTAGATACCAACATGCAAGTAACGATTCGTTCGACTAAAAAGGAAGATTTTAACGCTGTTACGCGTTTTATTGACCTAAAGAACAACAAGCAACTTTTAAGTCCCTCATTTGTTGCTCAACAACTTTTAGAGCTATTGCCTAGTGATCAAACTTTAAATGGAGGTTTATACGATATTAGGGATTTTATAGACGAGAAACAAAAGTGA
- a CDS encoding YceI family protein, which translates to MKKIFFSISMIGAVAFFSSCGNEEHTETNSSKEVANQEEKTETCTFSIDPSTVQLAWTSYKHNEKTPVGGVFDMLELNNTVVAEKPEETFQKATISINTRTVNSDNEVRDEKIKNSFFGTMSQTDFLTGKIVAIEGEGNGTAVIAIAMNGVEKEQDFKWKIEEGKVEFKTELNVEDWNAKPSLDSLNLVCEDLHKGADGVSKLWSTVEVNITAEINKECK; encoded by the coding sequence ATGAAAAAGATTTTTTTTAGCATCTCAATGATTGGTGCTGTCGCTTTTTTCTCTTCATGCGGAAATGAAGAGCATACTGAAACTAATTCTTCAAAAGAGGTCGCTAACCAAGAAGAAAAAACTGAAACTTGTACATTTTCTATTGACCCTTCAACAGTTCAATTAGCTTGGACATCGTACAAACATAATGAGAAAACACCGGTAGGTGGGGTATTTGATATGTTGGAGTTGAATAATACTGTAGTTGCTGAAAAACCCGAGGAGACTTTTCAAAAAGCGACTATTTCAATTAATACAAGAACTGTAAACTCAGATAATGAAGTTCGCGATGAAAAAATTAAAAACAGTTTTTTTGGAACGATGAGTCAAACAGACTTTCTAACAGGTAAAATTGTTGCTATCGAAGGAGAGGGCAATGGAACTGCTGTAATAGCTATTGCAATGAATGGAGTAGAAAAAGAGCAAGATTTTAAGTGGAAGATAGAAGAAGGTAAAGTTGAATTTAAGACAGAGCTAAACGTTGAAGATTGGAATGCTAAACCATCGTTAGACTCTCTGAATTTAGTATGTGAAGACCTACATAAAGGTGCAGATGGAGTAAGTAAACTTTGGTCCACTGTTGAGGTGAACATTACTGCTGAAATCAATAAAGAGTGTAAGTAA
- a CDS encoding sodium:solute symporter: MSSFLIVSVIAVYFLVLIGIAHFTSKGATNNASFFLGERKSPWYIVAFGMIGASLSGVTFLSVPGWVGNETNQFSYMQAVFGFFFGYLVVALVLLPLYYRMNLTSIYGYLEQRFGFWSYKTGAFFFLISRLIGASVRLLLVANVLQKILFDAWNIPFVITVIIAVLLIWVYTNRGGIKTIIWTDTLQTAFMLGSVLLTIYMLSDLLKVSETGGLVKTIQDSPYSKLFFFEDINSSNHFLKHFIGGMFITIGMTGLDQDMMQKNLSCKNTKEAQKNMLSMASVLIIVNLVFLSLGALLFLYSSKTGIGAKVDSDMLFSEIALHSNTGTTIGILFLLGVIAAAYSSADSALTSLTTSFSVDFLDIEKKQPALAEKTRKNVHIIMSAVIVLVVILLKYSTEDAAISLLMKLAGFTYGPLIGLFFFGILTKRQLKDNFVPIVSILVPAIIALFWYYSTGAPGVPKGELGIFGAYKFGFEIIIYNALLAFIGLFFISSKTK, from the coding sequence ATGTCATCATTTTTAATTGTATCGGTAATTGCAGTTTATTTTCTAGTCTTGATTGGTATTGCCCACTTTACCTCAAAAGGAGCAACTAACAATGCCTCTTTTTTCTTGGGGGAACGAAAATCACCATGGTATATTGTAGCTTTTGGAATGATCGGAGCTTCGTTATCGGGAGTGACCTTTCTTTCTGTACCTGGTTGGGTAGGAAATGAAACCAATCAATTTAGTTATATGCAGGCTGTATTTGGCTTTTTCTTCGGATATTTGGTAGTCGCGCTAGTATTGTTACCCTTATACTATCGAATGAACCTCACTTCTATCTACGGCTATTTGGAACAACGGTTTGGTTTTTGGAGTTATAAAACGGGGGCTTTTTTCTTTTTAATTTCTAGATTAATTGGTGCTTCTGTCCGCTTGTTGTTAGTGGCTAATGTTTTACAAAAGATTCTTTTTGATGCCTGGAATATTCCTTTTGTTATTACGGTAATTATTGCAGTATTGTTAATATGGGTATACACAAATCGTGGTGGGATTAAAACCATTATTTGGACCGACACGCTACAAACAGCGTTTATGTTAGGGTCTGTTTTATTGACCATCTATATGTTGAGTGATTTACTTAAGGTTTCTGAAACAGGAGGATTAGTGAAAACCATTCAAGATAGCCCTTATTCCAAACTCTTTTTCTTTGAGGACATCAATAGCAGCAATCATTTTCTTAAACACTTTATTGGAGGAATGTTTATTACCATTGGAATGACTGGTTTGGATCAAGATATGATGCAAAAGAATTTAAGTTGTAAAAACACGAAAGAAGCTCAAAAAAACATGCTTTCTATGGCTAGTGTTTTAATTATTGTCAACCTTGTTTTTCTTTCACTTGGAGCGCTTCTATTTCTATACTCTAGCAAAACAGGGATAGGAGCTAAAGTAGATTCAGATATGTTGTTCTCTGAAATAGCATTACATTCCAATACTGGTACTACGATTGGTATTTTATTTCTTTTAGGGGTTATTGCTGCAGCCTACAGTAGTGCAGATTCTGCTCTAACATCATTAACTACATCTTTTTCTGTCGATTTTTTAGACATAGAAAAAAAGCAACCAGCATTAGCAGAAAAAACAAGAAAGAATGTTCATATTATCATGTCAGCAGTTATTGTATTAGTTGTAATTCTTTTAAAATACTCTACAGAAGATGCTGCGATTAGCCTTCTCATGAAATTAGCTGGTTTTACCTATGGACCTTTGATTGGATTGTTCTTTTTCGGGATTCTTACCAAACGTCAATTGAAAGACAACTTTGTCCCAATAGTAAGTATTCTTGTACCTGCAATAATCGCTCTTTTTTGGTATTACTCAACTGGAGCTCCTGGTGTTCCAAAAGGTGAATTGGGAATTTTTGGAGCCTATAAATTTGGATTTGAAATCATCATATACAACGCACTATTAGCATTTATTGGCTTATTCTTTATTAGCTCAAAAACAAAATAA